One Rhododendron vialii isolate Sample 1 chromosome 2a, ASM3025357v1 genomic region harbors:
- the LOC131316433 gene encoding uncharacterized protein LOC131316433 — protein MKLVDLYLQHQMRRRSTAVPRSCSMGMGRINEDDPCEFGEDAVAKVAVDEDDAVIKSASSDSPPDDFSLFSDPFFLCRRLFSTRSGRRGKRPERWRTWTTVSACVIPEMQLLKRKPTVPTRGSLKQSAARISTETAKVSPRRK, from the exons ATGAAACTT GTGGATTTATACTTGCAGCACCAGATGCGGAGGCGTTCTACGGCGGTGCCAAGGAGTTGTAGCATGGGGATGGGGAGGATCAACGAGGACGACCCTTGTGAATTTGGGGAGGACGCCGTCGCCAAAGTAGCTGTCGACGAAGACGACGCCGTCATCAAATCGGCCTCGTCAGATTCACCGCCAGACGACTTTTCGCTCTTTTCCGACCCATTTTTCCTTTGCCGGCGACTCTTCTCAACGAGATCTGGACGGCGGGGAAAGCGGCCAGAGAGATGGCGGACCTGGACGACGGTGAGCGCCTGTGTGATTCCGGAGATGCAGCTGCTGAAGAGGAAGCCGACGGTGCCGACGAGGGGGTCGCTGAAGCAGTCGGCAGCGCGGATCTCGACAGAGACGGCGAAGGTGTCGCCACGaaggaagtga